The nucleotide sequence AAATTATATtgcacaaaaatataaacgcaacatgtaaagtggtgGTACGATGTTTCAtgtttttgtgcacaaatttgtttacatcactgttagtgagcatttctcctttgccaaaataatccatccactttACAGGTGaggcatgtcaagaagctgattaaacggcatgatcattacacaggtgcaccttgtgctagggacaataaaagggcactctaaaatctgaagttttgtcacacaacacaatgccacagatgtctgaagttttgagggagtgtacaattggcatgctgactgcaggaatgtccaccagagctgttgccagagaattgaatgttaatttctttaccataagccgcctccaatgtcgttttagagaatttgtcagtacgtccaccggcttcacaaccgcagaccacgtgtaaccaagcAAGCCCTGGACCTCCAGTATAGATCAGGGTTAACCCGCTATAACCGACACACGGAAGAGTATTAGTCTCTTCTCCTGCTTATCTCTGTCTTCTGAGAAGAAAACACTATAGTTACTTTTTCATATGTTGTAAGATTTATATACATGTTTACAGTACCATAACTGTTTTGACAAACTGGTGTGAGATTTTCTATGTAGGCCTACAGTTACAATGATCTGTTGCCACATTATGCAATATTCGATTTCTTGAAGAACCCCTAGAGGTTGTATATCAATTTGATCAGGGGCTTGTGGGGAACAATTTAATGCCATCAAATCTTTGCCACCCCGAGATGGGCCAATTTTTGGTATGGCACATGGGCTATATGTACAGTTGTCAGTTCATGTAATAATATGAAATAAAACTTCCAAAAAGACTGATGAAATGTCATGTAATTACGTCACAAAGATCATACAGGGATCGCCATTAGCCAATCCGATCGCATAGATTTGAAAACGAGTGACACTCTTTTAAATACGATTGGCTCCCGGTCGTGATGACAAATACGGTGGGAGTGGTCTAATTTCTGACAAGTATCAACGTTACACGTCCATGCTTAAATCTGAAATGGTGCGGTCGGGTAAATAAATAGTACAATGCGTCGTAGTTCACATGAATTGTATTTGTCACCCTATAGTGTTATGATATCGATATTTTCACCATCAATATATTAGTTGTGTTAGCTATActacagccagtatgttgaccGGATACCTGAGAAAAGGAAGTAAATCTACCAGGCTGAAGATGGCACTCATGCTCTTAGTATTGAGTTGTCAATTCGTCCATGTTCTCAGCGAAAAAGTGAGTTATTAATGAGTTAATGATATACCTATACTCGATATACTACTGTATAAATATATTGTTAAACAGTTTGTGTGTAGCCTACCAGAGTTTGATGAGAGTCTGTAGCCTACATGAATCTGATACAATCCCCTGGCCCTGTAGTCTTCCTCTGCTCTGACTGTTGTGGAGAGCACTGAGACCAGCCTGGATGATGAAGATGCGCACCACATGGAGGAAGAGAGTGATCCTGAGGATTTGGATGTGTTCCGTCCCACGGATCAGTGGCAGTCTCTCAAACCAGGTGATTGTTTGTTTTTTAAGTATTAATGCACAGGTGTCTCATGAAGTACACACAGTagtaatacatgtattttattaggatccccctTAGCGACTgttaaagcagcagctactcttcctggggtccagacaacataaaacatgacataatacagaacatttaaTAGACAAGTACAgcacaaggacagaactacatacatttaaaataagaatGCACACATTCATATATTTATGCCTTAGCATTCCATGCACCATGTACTCAGTATAGCAGAAATACTGCAGCCATTTATTTTCCCATATATTGCAATCCTTTACTCTACTGTTACAATTGCTTTGTCTAAGCAGGTCCTGATATCCTAATCtcacagcaccagctgttctgtaaacaccagagaGAATCTCACAACATCATGAACCATCCGTGTCCTTGGTTCTTCCGTTTGGTGTCAATAATGATATGAATAATCATGTGATTCATAAATGCCACTGAATGCAAGTGCAACACACAGAAACAAGAAACGGCATGGAGTATTAATGTGTATGGCAGAATCAAAAGTATTCACTGTACAAAATTGTTATCACTCAGGCCAGGCAGTCCCAAGGGGCTCTCACGTAAGGCTCAACCTCCAGACAAGACAGAGGGAGGTCAAACTTGGGGAACATCAGATTCTCAAATACCAGATCGATGGACAAAGGTAAGGATCCTGTTGAAATGTTTCTGTCAGTTTGAAACACTGTAGAACATTTTTGCCATGTAGCTATTATACAGTAGAGGGCCATACTATCTTTGCTTGAGATTACATCAGACTACCCACAGGTGTTTTCTCTGAGTCAGACAGGGGAAGGAGAACACACCAGGCCCATCCTTCAATGCTGAGGAGCTGAAGAAGGCTCTGAAAAATATAAAAGAAGGAGTGGATCCTGAAACTAGTGACAAAGAAAAAGAAGAGAAGGTTTGGCCTGATTTGATGTGTCTGTAGTCTCTGTTCACGGCGGAGACACGCGGCTGTGAAAAGAGATGGGATCACCGAGGCATTCGTCTGTCTTTGATTTCCTTCTCGGTTGGCAAACTATTACTTATGGTTCTagtgtgtttccctgtgtgtttAGGAGGCTCTCAGAGCCCAGTTTCGTCCCATGGAGGAGCTGAAAAGAGACATGGCCAAACTGGACATGCTGATGGAGTCAGACTTCCAGGTTATTAGCAGACTGATGTCCCAATTCAACAGCTCAAACACCACTGTGGAGGAGAAGATAAAAGCTTTACATGACCTAGAGTACCTTGTTCATCAGGTGAGCAATGAGATACTAATGAGGTGGGAGGCAACGAGATACTAATGAGGTGGGAGGCAACGAGATACAGTggcttcggaaagttttcagacccctttacttttcccacatttgttTCATTAccaccttattctaaaattgattgaattccccccccccccctcaatctacacacaataccccataatgacaaaggttaaagtttttgaaattttagaaaatgtatttaaaaaaaaaaaattgaactataacatttacataattattcagaccctttactcagtacttcattgaagcacctttggcagcaattacagcttcgagtcttcttgggtatgacgctactagcttggcacacctgtatttggggagtttctcccattcctctctgcagagcctctcaagctctgtcaggttggatgggaagcgtcgctgcacagctattttcaggtctctccagagatgtttgatccggttcaagtccgggctctggctgggccactcaagaacattcagaaacctgtaccaaagccactcctgcattgtcttggctgtgtgcttagggtcattgtcctattgtttggtgaaccttcaccctagtctgaggtcctgagcgctctggagcaggttttcatcaaggatctctatgtactctgcgctgttcatctttccctcgatcctgactagtctcccagtccctgccactgaaaacatccctacagcatgatgctgccaccaccatgcttcactgtagagatggtgccaggtttcttccagacgtcatgcttggcattcaggccaaagagttacatcttgatttcatcagaccagagaatcttctttctcttggactgagagtcctttagatgccttttggcaaactccaagcgggctgtcactgaggagtggcttctgtctggccactctaccataaaggcctgattggcggagtgctgcagagatggttgtccttctggaaggttctccaatctccacagaggagctctgtcagagtgatcattgggttcttggtcacctccctgaccaaggcccttctctcccgattgctaagtttggccgggcggccagctctagaaagcgttttggtggttcaaaactgtttccatttaagaatgacggaggccactgtgttcttggggaccttcaatgctgcagaaatgttttggtaaccttcaccagatctgtgcttcaacacaatcctgtctcggagctctacaggcgattccttcgacctcatggcttggtttttgctctgacgtgcactgtcaactgtgagaccttatctAGACCGGtatatgcctttccaaatcatgtccgttcaattgaatttaccacaggtggactccaatcaagttgtagaaacctctcaaggatgatcaatggaaacaggatgcacctgagctcaattttaactctcatagcaatgggtctgaatactaatgtaaataaggtatttctgttttttatttttaatacgtttttgaaaatgtcttaacctgttttcacattgtcattatggagtgttgtgtgtagattgaggaaaacaaatattttttggaataaggctataatgtaacagtggagaaagggaaggggtctgaatatacTAATGGTTTGGGAGTATAAATTGTTGAGACAATAAAAGATGCAAAAatgattttacatttttttttgttttaatttgattgtagaaataacattataattAGTTTCCTTGTTATCTGTGTTGTCAGGTGGACAATGCCCAGAACTTGGCGTCTAGCGGAGGATTGAAGCTTGTGGTTGATGCTTTGAACAGCACAGACTATCGCCTTCAGGAGAGTGCTGCTTTTGTCTTGGGGTCAGCTCTGTCAAGGTATAGCAGTCTCTAGGAACCCATACCAACAGTCTAATTGTAAATACCAGCCAAAAGACAGCatgtttgtatttgtgtgtgcgcCAGTAACATTATCATTGATTATGTTCTTCCTAGTAACCCGGTGGTGCAGGTGGAGGCAGTTGAAAGTGGTACCCTGCAGAAGCTGTTAATGTTACTCGCCACTCCACGACCCATGTCTGTTAAAAAGAAGGCAAGTCTTGTTCCCACATAATCAAATCCATTCGTTAGTACTCTGATTGTAATTGTAGCACCGTTAATTATCCAGTAGGAGACTCTCTTTCCATTTTAAAACTGTAAGGTTTCCTCACATCTGTCTACAGTGAAGTTTTACAATTAGCACACTATTTTGCATAATTCTCTACCTGGCACATTACTGATGCTAATGTTTGTCTGTATACAGGCGTTGTTTGCTGTGGCCTCTTTGCTACGTCACTTCCCCTTTGCCCAAAGCCACTTCCTGAAGCTGGGTGGGCTGCAGGTGTTGGGGGATCTTTTCCGAGCTTCCGAAGGCGGGGCTCTCCGTGTGAGGATTGTAACCATACTCTATGACATGATAAATGAGAAGGTGAGTGGTGCTCTTATGAAAACCTTGCCTATAAATGCAAGTCTAGTCATATGAAATCAAATGATGTGAATGGCACATTCTCTATTCTAGGAGCTGATCTCTCAGACTGGACTGGACCCCATTCCAGATGCTTCTCACAACGAGCGTTTGCAGCAGTACGCACAGGTCTCCCTCATGCCACTGTTGGCAGAGCAGGGCTGGTGCAGCCTGGTGCCTGAACTGTTGGCCTCCCCAGAGCACGACTGGAAGGAGAAGGCCCTGAGAACTATCCTGGCCATGATGCCTCACTGCCAGACTCAGTATCGGCAGGACTAcaccctgtcttcctccctccgcACCCTACAGGAGCAGTACCAGGAACTGGTGCTCTCAGAGCAGGCCCTCGGAGACGAGGATGGGTACTTTGGGGAGATC is from Salvelinus namaycush isolate Seneca chromosome 17, SaNama_1.0, whole genome shotgun sequence and encodes:
- the LOC120062542 gene encoding nucleotide exchange factor SIL1-like, which encodes MLTGYLRKGSKSTRLKMALMLLVLSCQFVHVLSEKSSSALTVVESTETSLDDEDAHHMEEESDPEDLDVFRPTDQWQSLKPGQAVPRGSHVRLNLQTRQREVKLGEHQILKYQIDGQRQGKENTPGPSFNAEELKKALKNIKEGVDPETSDKEKEEKEALRAQFRPMEELKRDMAKLDMLMESDFQVISRLMSQFNSSNTTVEEKIKALHDLEYLVHQVDNAQNLASSGGLKLVVDALNSTDYRLQESAAFVLGSALSSNPVVQVEAVESGTLQKLLMLLATPRPMSVKKKALFAVASLLRHFPFAQSHFLKLGGLQVLGDLFRASEGGALRVRIVTILYDMINEKELISQTGLDPIPDASHNERLQQYAQVSLMPLLAEQGWCSLVPELLASPEHDWKEKALRTILAMMPHCQTQYRQDYTLSSSLRTLQEQYQELVLSEQALGDEDGYFGEILVLLETVLLKLK